A window of the Miscanthus floridulus cultivar M001 chromosome 14, ASM1932011v1, whole genome shotgun sequence genome harbors these coding sequences:
- the LOC136504601 gene encoding uncharacterized protein isoform X2: MADLGLWKQAWMWVLSQKHILAWAHTAACGNRERLAFLVDRHWPAVSRACATSSRLALAALRQWRGCTARGVLAVASLGPAAVFVILWSFFVCMTSPACALYALLSLGAAAAVVHYMGYTPGLFIVGLFGILIMWMYGYFWITGMLLVAGGCMCSLKHARYVIPVLTSYAIYSVAVRVGWLGVFLTLNLSFLTNDLLNKLAQGYEGSTEESQFQDMKDSDPVMDEFYRSCEFPPVLDSEPETVSSAKPYCSAPIQDVLHVQKEEPPSKVVKSDSSSLDEIKRIMDGSNHYEVLGVPRNRSIDQKTLKKEYHRMVLLVHPDKNLGNPLACESFKKLQSAYEVLSDFTKKNSYDEQLRKEESLKMTPRSRVVSQQSGVEFLPDESRRIQCTKCGNFHIWICTKRSKTRARFCQGCDQFHQAKDGDGWVETRFSSSVKMEIPRAFVCAESKIFDVSEWATCQGMECKPNTHGPTFMVNMVGTDRMPQRSYSSRYPFSLDAEMIPEDEFELWLQQALASGIFADSPKRRKSWSPFKLPQKGIKSWRRSS, translated from the exons ATGGCGGATTTGGGGCTGTGGAAGCAGGCGTGGATGTGGGTGCTGTCCCAGAAGCACATCCTGGCGTGGGCGCACACGGCGGCGTGCGGCAACAGGGAGCGCCTCGCCTTCCTGGTCGATCGGCACTGGCCCGCCGTGTCCCGGGCCTGCGCCACCTCCTCGCGCCTCGCGCTCGCCGCGCTGCGGCAATGGCGCGGGTGTACGGCGCGCGGGGTGCTGGCGGTGGCCAGCCTCGGCCCCGCCGCCGTCTTCGTCATCCTCTGGAGCTTCTTCGTCTGCATGACCTCGCCGGCCTGCGCCCTCTACGCGCTTCTTAGCCTG GGGGCTGCTGCTGCAGTTGTTCACTATATGGGCTATACACCTGGCCTTTTCATTGTTGGGCTGTTTGGGATATTAATAATGTGGATGTATGGCTACTTTTGGATTACAGGAATGCTTCTGGTTGCTGGAG GTTGTATGTGCTCTTTGAAACATGCTCGATATGTGAtacctgttttgacttcatatgctattTATTCTGTGGCTGTTCGTGTTGGGTGGCTTGGAGTCTTCTTGACACTCAACCTTTCTTTCTTGACAAATGATCTTCTTAATAAGTTAGCGCAAGGATACGAAGGAAGCACTGAAGAAAGCCAGTTTCAAGACATGAAGGATTCTGATCCAGTTATGGATGAGTTCTATCGTAGTTGTGAATTCCCACCGGTTCTTGATAGTGAACCTGAGACCGTGTCTTCGGCGAAGCCATACTGCTCAGCACCCATCCAAGATGTGTTACATGTACAAAAAGAGGAACCTCCTAGTAAAGTAGTGAAATCTGATTCTAGTTCATTGGATGAGATTAAGAGGATAATGGATGGTTCAAACCATTATGAAGTTTTGGGCGTACCTCGTAATagaagcattgatcaaaagaccTTGAAAAAAGAATATCACAGAATG GTCCTGCTTGTACATCCTGATAAAAATTTGGGAAATCCATTGGCTTGTGAATCATTCAAAAAGCTTCAATCAGCTTATGAG GTTCTCTCTGATTTCACAAAGAAAAACAGCTATGATGAACAACTGAGGAAAGAAGAATCACTGAAAATGACTCCGAGATCACGTGTTGTCTCTCAACAG AGTGGTGTAGAGTTTCTCCCAGACGAGTCCAGGCGCATACAGTGCACTAAGTGTGGTAATTTCCATATATGGATATGCACCAAGAGAAGCAAAACAAGAGCAAGATTCTGTCAG GGCTGTGATCAGTTTCATCAAGCCAAGGATGGAGATGGATGGGTTGAAACCAGATTTTCATCCTCTGTCAAG ATGGAAATACCACGAGCCTTTGTTTGTGCTGAGAGCAAAATATTTGATGTGTCTGAGTGGGCTACCTGCCAG GGAATGGAGTGTAAGCCTAACACTCATGGTCCAACTTTTATGGTAAACATGGTTGGCACAGATAGGATGCCTCAGAGATCCTACAGTTCCCGGTATCCCTTCAGCTTGGACGCAGAGATGATCCCTGAAGATGAATTTGAGCTGTGGCTTCAGCAGGCACTGGCATCAGGCATCTTTGCTGACAGCCCAAAGCGCAGGAAAAGCTGGAGCCCATTCAAACTGCCTCAAAAGGGTATTAAAAGTTGGCGAAGATCATCATGA
- the LOC136504601 gene encoding uncharacterized protein isoform X1 yields MADLGLWKQAWMWVLSQKHILAWAHTAACGNRERLAFLVDRHWPAVSRACATSSRLALAALRQWRGCTARGVLAVASLGPAAVFVILWSFFVCMTSPACALYALLSLGAAAAVVHYMGYTPGLFIVGLFGILIMWMYGYFWITGMLLVAGVIFFLTLTPDDRLLCVNAGCMCSLKHARYVIPVLTSYAIYSVAVRVGWLGVFLTLNLSFLTNDLLNKLAQGYEGSTEESQFQDMKDSDPVMDEFYRSCEFPPVLDSEPETVSSAKPYCSAPIQDVLHVQKEEPPSKVVKSDSSSLDEIKRIMDGSNHYEVLGVPRNRSIDQKTLKKEYHRMVLLVHPDKNLGNPLACESFKKLQSAYEVLSDFTKKNSYDEQLRKEESLKMTPRSRVVSQQSGVEFLPDESRRIQCTKCGNFHIWICTKRSKTRARFCQGCDQFHQAKDGDGWVETRFSSSVKMEIPRAFVCAESKIFDVSEWATCQGMECKPNTHGPTFMVNMVGTDRMPQRSYSSRYPFSLDAEMIPEDEFELWLQQALASGIFADSPKRRKSWSPFKLPQKGIKSWRRSS; encoded by the exons ATGGCGGATTTGGGGCTGTGGAAGCAGGCGTGGATGTGGGTGCTGTCCCAGAAGCACATCCTGGCGTGGGCGCACACGGCGGCGTGCGGCAACAGGGAGCGCCTCGCCTTCCTGGTCGATCGGCACTGGCCCGCCGTGTCCCGGGCCTGCGCCACCTCCTCGCGCCTCGCGCTCGCCGCGCTGCGGCAATGGCGCGGGTGTACGGCGCGCGGGGTGCTGGCGGTGGCCAGCCTCGGCCCCGCCGCCGTCTTCGTCATCCTCTGGAGCTTCTTCGTCTGCATGACCTCGCCGGCCTGCGCCCTCTACGCGCTTCTTAGCCTG GGGGCTGCTGCTGCAGTTGTTCACTATATGGGCTATACACCTGGCCTTTTCATTGTTGGGCTGTTTGGGATATTAATAATGTGGATGTATGGCTACTTTTGGATTACAGGAATGCTTCTGGTTGCTGGAG TCATATTTTTTTTGACGCTTACACCTGATGATAGGCTTCTATGCGTTAATGCAGGTTGTATGTGCTCTTTGAAACATGCTCGATATGTGAtacctgttttgacttcatatgctattTATTCTGTGGCTGTTCGTGTTGGGTGGCTTGGAGTCTTCTTGACACTCAACCTTTCTTTCTTGACAAATGATCTTCTTAATAAGTTAGCGCAAGGATACGAAGGAAGCACTGAAGAAAGCCAGTTTCAAGACATGAAGGATTCTGATCCAGTTATGGATGAGTTCTATCGTAGTTGTGAATTCCCACCGGTTCTTGATAGTGAACCTGAGACCGTGTCTTCGGCGAAGCCATACTGCTCAGCACCCATCCAAGATGTGTTACATGTACAAAAAGAGGAACCTCCTAGTAAAGTAGTGAAATCTGATTCTAGTTCATTGGATGAGATTAAGAGGATAATGGATGGTTCAAACCATTATGAAGTTTTGGGCGTACCTCGTAATagaagcattgatcaaaagaccTTGAAAAAAGAATATCACAGAATG GTCCTGCTTGTACATCCTGATAAAAATTTGGGAAATCCATTGGCTTGTGAATCATTCAAAAAGCTTCAATCAGCTTATGAG GTTCTCTCTGATTTCACAAAGAAAAACAGCTATGATGAACAACTGAGGAAAGAAGAATCACTGAAAATGACTCCGAGATCACGTGTTGTCTCTCAACAG AGTGGTGTAGAGTTTCTCCCAGACGAGTCCAGGCGCATACAGTGCACTAAGTGTGGTAATTTCCATATATGGATATGCACCAAGAGAAGCAAAACAAGAGCAAGATTCTGTCAG GGCTGTGATCAGTTTCATCAAGCCAAGGATGGAGATGGATGGGTTGAAACCAGATTTTCATCCTCTGTCAAG ATGGAAATACCACGAGCCTTTGTTTGTGCTGAGAGCAAAATATTTGATGTGTCTGAGTGGGCTACCTGCCAG GGAATGGAGTGTAAGCCTAACACTCATGGTCCAACTTTTATGGTAAACATGGTTGGCACAGATAGGATGCCTCAGAGATCCTACAGTTCCCGGTATCCCTTCAGCTTGGACGCAGAGATGATCCCTGAAGATGAATTTGAGCTGTGGCTTCAGCAGGCACTGGCATCAGGCATCTTTGCTGACAGCCCAAAGCGCAGGAAAAGCTGGAGCCCATTCAAACTGCCTCAAAAGGGTATTAAAAGTTGGCGAAGATCATCATGA
- the LOC136504601 gene encoding uncharacterized protein isoform X3, which yields MADLGLWKQAWMWVLSQKHILAWAHTAACGNRERLAFLVDRHWPAVSRACATSSRLALAALRQWRGCTARGVLAVASLGPAAVFVILWSFFVCMTSPACALYALLSLGAAAAVVHYMGYTPGLFIVGLFGILIMWMYGYFWITGMLLVAGVIFFLTLTPDDRLLCVNAGCMCSLKHARYVIPVLTSYAIYSVAVRVGWLGVFLTLNLSFLTNDLLNKLAQGYEGSTEESQFQDMKDSDPVMDEFYRSCEFPPVLDSEPETVSSAKPYCSAPIQDVLHVQKEEPPSKVVKSDSSSLDEIKRIMDGSNHYEVLGVPRNRSIDQKTLKKEYHRMVLLVHPDKNLGNPLACESFKKLQSAYEVLSDFTKKNSYDEQLRKEESLKMTPRSRVVSQQSFSQTSPGAYSALSVVISIYGYAPREAKQEQDSVRAVISFIKPRMEMDGLKPDFHPLSRWKYHEPLFVLRAKYLMCLSGLPAREWSVSLTLMVQLLW from the exons ATGGCGGATTTGGGGCTGTGGAAGCAGGCGTGGATGTGGGTGCTGTCCCAGAAGCACATCCTGGCGTGGGCGCACACGGCGGCGTGCGGCAACAGGGAGCGCCTCGCCTTCCTGGTCGATCGGCACTGGCCCGCCGTGTCCCGGGCCTGCGCCACCTCCTCGCGCCTCGCGCTCGCCGCGCTGCGGCAATGGCGCGGGTGTACGGCGCGCGGGGTGCTGGCGGTGGCCAGCCTCGGCCCCGCCGCCGTCTTCGTCATCCTCTGGAGCTTCTTCGTCTGCATGACCTCGCCGGCCTGCGCCCTCTACGCGCTTCTTAGCCTG GGGGCTGCTGCTGCAGTTGTTCACTATATGGGCTATACACCTGGCCTTTTCATTGTTGGGCTGTTTGGGATATTAATAATGTGGATGTATGGCTACTTTTGGATTACAGGAATGCTTCTGGTTGCTGGAG TCATATTTTTTTTGACGCTTACACCTGATGATAGGCTTCTATGCGTTAATGCAGGTTGTATGTGCTCTTTGAAACATGCTCGATATGTGAtacctgttttgacttcatatgctattTATTCTGTGGCTGTTCGTGTTGGGTGGCTTGGAGTCTTCTTGACACTCAACCTTTCTTTCTTGACAAATGATCTTCTTAATAAGTTAGCGCAAGGATACGAAGGAAGCACTGAAGAAAGCCAGTTTCAAGACATGAAGGATTCTGATCCAGTTATGGATGAGTTCTATCGTAGTTGTGAATTCCCACCGGTTCTTGATAGTGAACCTGAGACCGTGTCTTCGGCGAAGCCATACTGCTCAGCACCCATCCAAGATGTGTTACATGTACAAAAAGAGGAACCTCCTAGTAAAGTAGTGAAATCTGATTCTAGTTCATTGGATGAGATTAAGAGGATAATGGATGGTTCAAACCATTATGAAGTTTTGGGCGTACCTCGTAATagaagcattgatcaaaagaccTTGAAAAAAGAATATCACAGAATG GTCCTGCTTGTACATCCTGATAAAAATTTGGGAAATCCATTGGCTTGTGAATCATTCAAAAAGCTTCAATCAGCTTATGAG GTTCTCTCTGATTTCACAAAGAAAAACAGCTATGATGAACAACTGAGGAAAGAAGAATCACTGAAAATGACTCCGAGATCACGTGTTGTCTCTCAACAG AGTTTCTCCCAGACGAGTCCAGGCGCATACAGTGCACTAAGTGTGGTAATTTCCATATATGGATATGCACCAAGAGAAGCAAAACAAGAGCAAGATTCTGTCAG GGCTGTGATCAGTTTCATCAAGCCAAGGATGGAGATGGATGGGTTGAAACCAGATTTTCATCCTCTGTCAAG ATGGAAATACCACGAGCCTTTGTTTGTGCTGAGAGCAAAATATTTGATGTGTCTGAGTGGGCTACCTGCCAG GGAATGGAGTGTAAGCCTAACACTCATGGTCCAACTTTTATGGTAA